Proteins encoded in a region of the Nitrospira sp. genome:
- a CDS encoding AraC family transcriptional regulator codes for MLQALHALRKGIARWTDKGDLLTTAISGLSLFRRDTPTPPMSYMYERSVCLIAHGVKQVLLGGDVYVYDAHHFLITSVDLPVICRVIKASREQPYLSLLLKLDRHEISQLIADSHLPPPPVQQAGRGMAIGPVTLPLLTAFQRLIDLLGEPQDIPILAPIVQREIMYRLLVGKQGTHLRQMASAGSQSQQIAQAICWLKSNFTRSFRIEELAGHVNMSPSTFHHHFRTLTAMSPLQYQKWLRLNEARRLMLTERLDATTTAFQVGYESPSQFSREYSRSFGAPPMRDITNLRMRATNVIRKEIRHSPSDEWDSSTLI; via the coding sequence AAGGGTATTGCCCGATGGACTGATAAGGGAGACCTCCTCACAACCGCCATTTCTGGCTTGTCACTTTTTCGGCGGGACACACCCACTCCACCGATGAGCTACATGTACGAGCGAAGCGTCTGCCTGATCGCGCATGGGGTCAAACAGGTACTGCTAGGAGGTGACGTGTATGTGTATGACGCTCACCATTTTTTGATCACGTCTGTGGATCTACCCGTCATTTGCCGGGTTATAAAAGCAAGCCGGGAGCAGCCTTACCTGAGTCTCCTCTTGAAACTTGATCGACATGAGATCTCACAGTTGATCGCGGACAGCCATCTTCCTCCACCGCCTGTGCAGCAAGCGGGACGCGGAATGGCGATCGGTCCGGTCACATTGCCGCTACTCACTGCCTTTCAACGGTTGATCGACCTGCTTGGCGAGCCGCAAGATATACCGATTCTGGCGCCGATCGTTCAGCGGGAAATCATGTACCGGTTACTTGTAGGCAAGCAAGGTACTCATCTTCGTCAGATGGCGTCGGCAGGAAGCCAGAGTCAACAAATCGCGCAGGCCATCTGCTGGTTGAAGAGTAATTTCACCAGGTCGTTCCGCATCGAGGAACTCGCCGGTCACGTCAATATGAGCCCCTCCACCTTTCACCATCATTTCCGAACGCTGACGGCGATGAGTCCGCTGCAGTATCAAAAATGGCTGCGATTGAACGAAGCGAGGCGATTGATGCTCACTGAGCGCCTTGACGCGACCACCACGGCCTTTCAGGTTGGCTATGAGAGTCCTTCCCAATTCAGCCGAGAGTACAGCCGCTCGTTCGGGGCACCTCCAATGCGTGATATTACAAACTTACGAATGCGCGCGACTAATGTTATCCGCAAAGAGATCAGGCATTCGCCATCGGACGAGTGGGATTCATCGACCCTGATCTAA
- a CDS encoding CBS domain-containing protein, which yields MRQTDFFMKASDPKALIVEQLMQDAVTRCTSRTDASTIAHMMTHRNFGSLPVVEEDGTLVGIVTEYDLLQVMLDGRDLRKVLATEIMSTHPVTVTEDQTLAQVADLFQDRYLTRVPVVRNNKLVGILARRDLLYGYMKASQHWS from the coding sequence ATGAGACAAACCGATTTTTTCATGAAAGCCAGCGACCCCAAGGCCTTGATCGTGGAACAGTTGATGCAGGACGCAGTCACCAGATGCACGTCACGCACCGATGCCTCGACGATTGCGCACATGATGACCCATCGGAACTTCGGGAGTCTTCCGGTCGTGGAAGAGGACGGCACGTTAGTCGGGATCGTCACGGAATACGACCTATTGCAGGTCATGCTCGATGGGCGTGACCTTCGAAAAGTCCTCGCCACGGAAATTATGTCGACCCATCCCGTGACCGTGACAGAAGATCAAACACTAGCCCAGGTGGCCGACCTGTTCCAGGATCGCTATTTGACTCGCGTACCGGTGGTCCGGAACAACAAGCTGGTCGGAATTCTTGCCCGGCGTGATCTGTTGTACGGCTATATGAAAGCGTCGCAGCATTGGTCGTGA
- a CDS encoding CBS domain-containing protein, protein MMKTKRAKKRTKAVKVKDFDSMTVGQVMEKEVQCARLRTKGDVIASLMIEGFGAVPVVENGKKLAGIVSEHDLLAAIDDRHRLGAVAAKDIMTSNPYSVRAETTLGTLVHVLRASDLVRVPVVDDKDKLIGLIARRDVLRTYLATGGKQEQ, encoded by the coding sequence ATGATGAAAACAAAGAGAGCCAAAAAGAGGACCAAGGCGGTCAAGGTCAAAGACTTCGATTCCATGACGGTCGGCCAGGTGATGGAAAAAGAAGTGCAATGCGCCCGCCTGAGGACGAAGGGAGACGTGATTGCTTCGTTGATGATCGAGGGGTTCGGGGCCGTGCCGGTCGTGGAGAATGGAAAGAAGTTGGCCGGTATTGTCAGCGAACATGATTTGCTTGCAGCCATCGACGACCGTCATCGGCTCGGTGCCGTTGCGGCGAAGGACATCATGACTTCTAACCCTTATTCAGTAAGGGCTGAAACGACGCTCGGTACGTTGGTCCATGTGCTGCGCGCAAGCGATCTCGTTCGTGTTCCCGTCGTGGATGACAAGGATAAACTGATCGGTCTCATCGCGAGACGCGATGTCTTGCGAACCTACCTTGCCACCGGAGGAAAACAAGAACAATGA
- a CDS encoding universal stress protein: protein MMRILCAVDGSEHSRWGVEALETLAAREPEHVGLLHIVDQPALQASKNKNPVAAKRAIAAMEKAGTIVLRDAARSARLALGQAATGPRTKFQTILTHGPAAHTIAKTARRLKADLIIMGSRGLSDIQGFLLGSVSRQVVSAAACSVLVVKQPMPNLHRVALAVDDSKPSRSAARFLRSYVLPESATVTILTSAESPVTDFAKRYLSESQLAELTEPVMERATTLVNGLRDEFIKDGYSVVTQVRMDHVVQTIINHVEANRDELLVVGSRDLTKHERLYLGSVSESLLRHAPCSALVVRGTSARH from the coding sequence ATGATGCGAATTCTCTGTGCGGTCGATGGGTCGGAACATTCACGATGGGGAGTAGAAGCGCTCGAGACTCTTGCTGCTCGAGAACCTGAGCATGTGGGGCTCCTGCACATAGTCGACCAGCCGGCGCTTCAGGCCTCCAAGAACAAGAACCCCGTCGCAGCAAAGCGTGCCATTGCCGCTATGGAAAAGGCCGGGACTATCGTGCTGCGCGACGCTGCGCGATCGGCCCGACTCGCCCTCGGGCAGGCAGCAACCGGACCACGCACAAAATTCCAGACTATCCTCACGCATGGTCCGGCCGCCCATACCATTGCGAAGACAGCCCGTCGCCTGAAGGCGGATCTGATCATCATGGGATCCCGCGGTCTGAGCGACATTCAGGGATTCTTGCTTGGGAGCGTCTCTCGTCAGGTGGTCTCGGCGGCCGCTTGTTCCGTCTTGGTCGTGAAACAGCCCATGCCCAACCTGCATCGTGTTGCCCTCGCTGTCGATGACTCCAAACCGTCACGAAGCGCCGCCAGGTTTCTGCGATCTTATGTGCTTCCAGAATCCGCCACCGTCACGATCCTGACCTCGGCTGAAAGTCCTGTTACGGACTTTGCTAAGCGGTACCTGTCCGAGTCGCAACTGGCCGAATTAACCGAACCGGTCATGGAGCGGGCAACCACGCTCGTCAACGGCCTGCGTGACGAGTTCATCAAAGACGGCTATTCCGTCGTCACACAGGTCCGGATGGACCACGTCGTCCAGACCATTATCAACCACGTCGAAGCCAATCGTGACGAGCTACTCGTGGTCGGGTCCCGCGACTTGACCAAGCACGAGCGGCTCTACCTCGGCAGCGTTTCCGAAAGCCTGCTCAGACATGCTCCCTGTTCAGCCCTGGTCGTACGAGGGACCAGTGCCCGACATTAG
- a CDS encoding cation-transporting P-type ATPase, with product MPDISHHDIHRLSAEDVLKRLDTANGGLSSADVQRRLAQYGPNVLVGPSHYSLLRELLHQFTHFLAILLWIAVGLSFAADVVKPGEGMATLGLAILGIIVINAVFAFFQEYKAERALQALHRLLPDKTWVSRGGQPVEVTRSEITPGDVLILEEGERVPADARLIEAVGMLVDNAALTGESRPKRRAAEATEDGHWLDLPNLVFAGTTVLSGHGRAVVFATGMNSEFGKIAALTTMIETGLSPLQKEIAKVTRIIAVISLAMGASFFAIGLWAGLGFWISAIFGIGIIVANVPEGLLPTVTLALAISSQRMAKRNALIKHLPSVETLSCTKVICMDKTGVSGMVNLPSSAQLLKRYES from the coding sequence GTGCCCGACATTAGCCACCACGACATTCACCGGCTCTCGGCAGAAGACGTGCTGAAGCGACTGGACACCGCCAACGGTGGTCTGTCGTCCGCTGACGTTCAACGGCGATTGGCTCAATACGGGCCCAATGTCCTCGTCGGGCCAAGCCATTACTCGCTCCTTCGAGAGCTCCTCCACCAGTTCACTCACTTTCTCGCGATTCTTCTTTGGATTGCCGTCGGTCTCTCCTTCGCCGCGGACGTCGTGAAGCCCGGTGAAGGGATGGCCACATTGGGATTGGCGATCCTCGGCATCATCGTGATCAACGCCGTATTCGCCTTCTTCCAGGAATACAAGGCCGAGCGAGCTCTCCAGGCCCTCCACCGCTTATTGCCTGATAAGACATGGGTGAGCAGAGGAGGACAGCCAGTCGAGGTGACGCGAAGCGAGATCACACCTGGCGATGTGCTGATTCTAGAAGAAGGAGAACGGGTGCCGGCCGATGCACGTCTGATCGAGGCAGTCGGCATGCTAGTGGACAACGCCGCCTTGACCGGTGAATCAAGACCGAAACGACGGGCGGCCGAAGCAACTGAGGACGGGCACTGGCTCGACCTCCCAAACCTCGTCTTTGCCGGCACCACCGTCCTGTCGGGGCATGGTCGCGCCGTCGTCTTCGCCACCGGGATGAATTCAGAGTTCGGCAAGATCGCCGCACTCACCACCATGATTGAAACCGGGCTCAGTCCTCTCCAGAAAGAGATCGCCAAGGTTACTCGCATCATCGCCGTCATTTCGTTGGCGATGGGAGCCTCGTTTTTTGCGATCGGCCTCTGGGCAGGACTTGGGTTTTGGATCAGCGCCATCTTCGGCATCGGCATCATCGTGGCAAACGTGCCGGAAGGTTTGCTCCCGACCGTCACCCTGGCCCTCGCCATCAGCAGCCAGCGCATGGCGAAACGCAACGCATTGATCAAGCACCTGCCCTCCGTTGAGACGCTCAGCTGCACCAAGGTGATTTGTATGGATAAGACGGGCGTCTCAGGAATGGTGAATCTGCCGTCAAGTGCTCAATTGTTGAAGCGGTATGAATCGTGA
- a CDS encoding leucine zipper domain-containing protein — protein MSWIARRLRRSREWGHKWIRRYRQGGPTWFLERSRRPHQIARRVSATFEQAVIRTHARLTSPRNPLGFYGAEAIAHELADVGVSPVHSIRTIHRILARHQLVTRRRRDRSRRGPSLPTPPARRQNDVHQLDFIVGHYLGARRPVVILNRKDIATGLVGGTEEPDRRVQRVLAFLTRDWHRHGRPRFVQMDNDMSLTGGRFYPRSLGQLIRFCLACRVIPVFTPERQPAANARVERYNGLWQEKVWQRYRFRTLRHLRARSHAFQVAYNTYLTRRLIHQGQYARLNGPRCPLPVPFRMPHPLPLCRGQIWVIRRIDENGHIQVFNETIRLPPRYAHEFVRVVIRTGPQTLSVYWTASQQGRLKRIVHRAYRLREKACTPLL, from the coding sequence ATCAGTTGGATTGCCCGACGACTGCGACGAAGTCGGGAGTGGGGGCACAAATGGATCCGGCGGTATCGCCAAGGAGGCCCGACGTGGTTTTTGGAGCGATCCCGACGACCGCACCAGATAGCCCGGCGTGTGTCGGCCACGTTCGAGCAGGCGGTCATCCGAACGCATGCTCGGCTCACCAGTCCGCGCAATCCGCTTGGGTTTTACGGCGCGGAAGCGATCGCACACGAGTTGGCCGATGTGGGGGTGTCCCCCGTGCACAGTATCCGCACCATTCACCGAATCTTGGCCCGGCACCAGCTGGTCACGCGCAGGCGACGGGACCGATCTCGGCGCGGTCCCAGCTTGCCCACTCCTCCGGCCCGGCGCCAGAACGACGTGCACCAACTCGACTTCATTGTCGGGCATTATCTGGGAGCTCGGCGGCCCGTCGTCATCTTGAACCGCAAGGACATAGCCACGGGGCTGGTCGGCGGGACCGAGGAACCCGACCGACGAGTCCAGCGCGTGCTGGCGTTTCTGACGCGGGACTGGCACCGTCATGGCCGGCCTCGGTTTGTCCAAATGGACAACGACATGAGCTTGACGGGCGGCCGGTTCTATCCTCGCAGTCTGGGGCAACTGATCCGATTCTGCTTGGCCTGTCGAGTCATCCCGGTCTTTACGCCCGAGCGGCAACCCGCCGCCAACGCCCGCGTCGAACGCTACAACGGCCTCTGGCAGGAGAAGGTCTGGCAGCGGTATCGCTTCCGCACCCTGCGGCACCTGCGGGCTCGGTCGCACGCCTTTCAGGTGGCCTACAACACCTATCTCACACGCAGGCTGATCCATCAGGGGCAGTACGCGCGCTTGAACGGCCCTCGGTGCCCGTTGCCCGTGCCCTTCCGTATGCCCCACCCGTTGCCACTCTGTCGCGGACAGATCTGGGTGATCAGGAGAATCGATGAAAACGGCCACATCCAGGTGTTCAACGAAACGATTCGGCTCCCCCCGCGCTATGCCCATGAGTTTGTCCGCGTGGTCATTCGGACCGGCCCGCAAACTCTTTCGGTGTACTGGACTGCGTCCCAACAGGGGCGCCTCAAACGGATTGTGCATCGAGCCTATCGCCTCCGTGAAAAGGCCTGCACTCCTTTGCTCTGA
- a CDS encoding site-specific integrase, with the protein MRTMGVKIREWKGAWWVFINHQGTRKAKRIGTGESGKKAAKQVAQQIQARLALGQAALPERTRVTLQEYAARWLAHIRQVRKHTTHEDYQKRLDRWLLPALGSLHLPDITREKVRSMVTEQLNSALSPKTVQNNVRVLSSLLSQAVEDNLIPVNVALKPGKFLPKVSKRRQVNPFTREEVSIFLATAQRHASRYYPLFLCAVRTGLRLGELLALQWGDLDFQSRFLLVQRNYTHGKMTSPKNGEVRRVDMSRELTQALSDLHLDRQLQASTNGWPGVPEWVFCSEAGGLLDGDNLRHRAFYALLNASATSVNTSLTHELVFMRDKTSLTVPS; encoded by the coding sequence ATGCGCACCATGGGCGTGAAGATTCGAGAGTGGAAAGGGGCGTGGTGGGTCTTTATTAACCATCAGGGCACTCGCAAGGCCAAGCGGATTGGCACCGGTGAATCCGGCAAGAAAGCTGCCAAGCAAGTTGCGCAACAGATTCAGGCCAGGCTGGCTCTCGGGCAGGCGGCTCTTCCGGAACGAACGCGCGTCACGTTGCAGGAGTATGCAGCGAGGTGGCTTGCCCATATCCGTCAGGTGCGAAAGCACACCACACACGAGGACTACCAGAAGCGGCTTGATCGATGGCTCCTCCCTGCCCTCGGTTCACTTCACCTACCTGATATCACCCGCGAGAAGGTTCGCTCGATGGTGACCGAGCAGCTCAACTCGGCCCTATCTCCCAAGACTGTGCAGAACAACGTTCGGGTCCTGAGCAGCCTCCTCAGCCAGGCTGTCGAAGATAACTTGATTCCCGTCAACGTGGCGCTGAAACCCGGAAAGTTTCTTCCAAAGGTCTCCAAGCGCCGGCAAGTGAACCCATTCACCAGAGAGGAAGTCTCGATCTTCCTCGCCACAGCTCAGCGCCATGCCTCCCGGTATTATCCGCTGTTTCTGTGTGCCGTCCGCACAGGGCTCCGCCTCGGCGAGCTCCTGGCGCTCCAGTGGGGTGACCTCGATTTCCAAAGCCGCTTTCTGCTCGTGCAGCGAAACTATACACACGGCAAGATGACGTCTCCCAAGAACGGAGAGGTTCGGCGTGTCGATATGTCGCGAGAGCTGACCCAGGCCTTATCAGACCTCCACCTGGACCGCCAGCTGCAAGCCAGCACGAACGGCTGGCCGGGCGTTCCGGAATGGGTCTTCTGTAGCGAAGCAGGTGGATTGCTGGACGGAGACAACCTGCGGCATCGGGCGTTCTATGCCCTTCTTAATGCCTCAGCGACAAGTGTCAACACATCGCTGACACATGAATTGGTCTTCATGCGCGACAAGACATCGCTGACTGTACCCAGTTGA
- a CDS encoding helix-turn-helix domain-containing protein, whose amino-acid sequence MKLQDYIEPEYFDLQALAAYSSCSVRWLRDRLVDQFRPLPHYRIEGKILVKREEFDHWLSACRVASPADGLNDIIDSVMAQVRLSKRVA is encoded by the coding sequence GTGAAACTACAGGATTACATCGAACCTGAGTATTTCGATCTCCAGGCACTAGCCGCCTACTCGTCCTGCTCAGTGCGGTGGCTACGCGATCGGCTCGTTGATCAGTTCCGTCCATTGCCTCACTATCGGATCGAAGGAAAGATCCTGGTGAAGCGAGAAGAGTTCGACCACTGGCTTTCCGCCTGTCGCGTTGCCTCACCGGCGGACGGACTGAACGACATCATTGATTCGGTTATGGCACAAGTTCGACTATCAAAGCGGGTTGCTTGA